In one Parvibaculum sp. genomic region, the following are encoded:
- a CDS encoding sigma-54 dependent transcriptional regulator yields MRLLIVGTLNGQLSTATKMAMAKGAKVTHTETVDQAIDTLRSGRGADLMMVDVAADIANLIARLQSEHICVPVVACGVETDARAAVNAIRAGAKEYIPLPPDAELIAAVLAAVAEESHALVFQDPKMASVVKLADQVAASEASILITGESGTGKEVMAHYVHSRSLRRDKPFISVNCAAIPENLLESELFGHEKGAFTGAIARRIGKFEEADGGTLLLDEISEMDIRLQAKLLRAIQERVIDRVGGKTPVRVDIRIIATSNRDLQSEARAGRFREDLFYRLNVVNLQLPPLRERPADIMALSEHFAKRYARTNGLVSKPISTEARRFLAHHRWTGNVRELENTMHRAVLLAAGDEIDIEAIRLPDGTRLDDANLGGVAQKAAAAADSVSRAFVGKTVSEVEQDLILQTLDHCLGNRTHAANILGISIRTLRNKLKEYGEQGISIPTPGEARPQFG; encoded by the coding sequence ATGCGCCTTCTGATCGTCGGAACCCTGAACGGGCAGCTCTCCACCGCCACAAAAATGGCGATGGCCAAGGGCGCCAAGGTCACGCACACGGAAACGGTCGACCAGGCGATCGACACGCTGCGGTCCGGTCGCGGTGCCGACCTGATGATGGTCGATGTCGCGGCCGACATCGCAAACCTGATCGCCCGGTTGCAAAGCGAACATATCTGCGTGCCCGTCGTTGCCTGCGGCGTCGAAACCGACGCCCGTGCGGCGGTCAATGCCATTCGCGCCGGCGCCAAGGAATACATCCCCCTGCCGCCCGACGCCGAGCTCATCGCCGCCGTGCTTGCCGCCGTCGCGGAAGAAAGCCATGCGCTGGTCTTCCAGGACCCGAAGATGGCCAGCGTCGTGAAGCTTGCCGATCAGGTCGCGGCGTCGGAAGCCAGCATCCTCATCACCGGTGAATCCGGCACCGGCAAGGAAGTGATGGCTCACTATGTCCACAGCCGTTCGCTGCGCCGCGACAAGCCCTTCATCTCGGTCAACTGCGCCGCGATCCCCGAAAACCTCCTCGAGTCGGAACTCTTCGGACATGAGAAAGGCGCGTTCACCGGCGCCATCGCGCGACGCATCGGCAAGTTCGAGGAAGCGGACGGCGGCACCCTGCTTCTCGACGAAATCAGCGAAATGGACATTCGTCTCCAGGCGAAGCTGTTGCGCGCCATTCAGGAGCGCGTCATCGACCGCGTCGGCGGCAAGACGCCGGTCCGTGTCGATATCCGCATCATCGCGACGTCGAACCGTGACCTGCAGTCCGAAGCGCGCGCCGGCCGGTTCCGCGAAGACCTGTTCTATCGACTGAATGTGGTCAATCTTCAGCTGCCGCCGTTGCGCGAGCGGCCGGCCGACATCATGGCTCTCTCGGAGCATTTCGCGAAGCGCTACGCGCGCACCAACGGCCTTGTCTCGAAGCCGATTTCGACCGAAGCCCGCCGCTTTCTCGCTCATCACCGCTGGACCGGCAACGTTCGCGAGCTCGAAAACACGATGCACCGCGCCGTGTTGCTGGCCGCCGGCGACGAAATCGACATCGAGGCAATCCGCCTTCCCGACGGCACACGGCTTGACGATGCAAATCTGGGCGGCGTCGCGCAGAAGGCGGCGGCAGCAGCCGATTCCGTCTCCCGCGCCTTTGTCGGCAAGACCGTTTCCGAAGTTGAGCAGGACCTGATCCTGCAAACGCTCGATCACTGCCTCGGCAACCGCACACATGCCGCCAACATTCTCGGGATCTCGATCCGGACGCTTCGCAACAAGCTGAAGGAATATGGCGAGCAGGGCATTTCCATTCCGACGCCCGGCGAAGCCCGTCCGCAATTCGGTTGA
- the fliN gene encoding flagellar motor switch protein FliN — MADQEEEMALPDLANAADLPAVADGAQGADEEESVRSAHDLEAVFDVPVNVSAVLGKTHVEVSNLLKLGRGAIVELDRKVGEAIDIYVNDRLVARGEVVVVDDRLGVTMTEIVKGGVS; from the coding sequence ATGGCCGACCAGGAAGAAGAGATGGCGCTGCCCGACCTCGCAAATGCGGCTGACTTGCCGGCGGTTGCGGACGGCGCTCAGGGTGCCGACGAAGAAGAGAGCGTTCGTTCAGCGCACGATCTCGAAGCGGTGTTCGATGTTCCCGTCAACGTGTCGGCCGTACTCGGCAAAACGCATGTCGAGGTATCGAACCTCCTCAAGCTCGGTCGCGGCGCCATTGTCGAACTCGACCGGAAGGTCGGCGAAGCAATCGACATTTATGTCAACGACCGCCTCGTCGCGCGCGGCGAAGTCGTCGTGGTCGACGACCGGCTCGGCGTCACCATGACCGAGATCGTCAAGGGTGGCGTCAGCTGA